The following proteins come from a genomic window of Acinetobacter sp. SAAs474:
- a CDS encoding major capsid protein has translation MAFDLQIFNKQTYFAMTEYMDQAVDKFNEASQGTIQLISKPFSGDFDIEASFKAIDGLVRRRNAHGSGAVAAKRLQQMLDVAVKVAAGTPPIRYEKQQYLWIQQNPELAALTIGEQLGKAKVADMLNAGILCGSAAIGSVVDLVEGDGTGDATFRLLNKGASRMGDRSGAIRAWVMHSTTMHNLFDNALANTENLFRYDGVNVIRDPFGRLFVVTDAPALAVTSTGTIYNTLGLVEGAVVVNDNNDFNAELNAITGGENIEYEYQAEWTYGVGVKGFAWDIAAGGKSPTDAAIGTSTNWDKIATSVKDTAGVLVKSK, from the coding sequence ATGGCTTTTGATTTACAGATTTTTAATAAACAGACTTACTTCGCCATGACTGAATATATGGATCAGGCGGTAGATAAGTTTAACGAAGCATCGCAAGGTACCATCCAGTTAATCAGCAAGCCATTTTCAGGTGACTTCGACATTGAGGCATCATTTAAAGCGATTGATGGTTTAGTACGTCGTCGTAATGCTCATGGCTCAGGCGCTGTTGCAGCAAAACGCTTACAACAAATGTTGGATGTTGCAGTAAAAGTAGCAGCAGGCACACCGCCTATTCGCTATGAAAAACAACAATATCTTTGGATCCAACAAAACCCAGAATTAGCTGCATTAACTATTGGTGAACAACTTGGTAAAGCCAAAGTTGCTGATATGTTAAATGCAGGTATCTTGTGTGGTTCTGCTGCAATTGGTAGTGTGGTTGATCTGGTTGAAGGTGATGGCACTGGTGATGCAACATTCCGGCTACTTAACAAAGGTGCTTCACGAATGGGGGATCGTTCAGGTGCAATTCGTGCTTGGGTGATGCATTCAACTACTATGCATAATCTATTTGATAATGCCTTAGCGAATACAGAAAACTTATTCCGCTACGATGGTGTAAATGTTATTCGTGATCCGTTTGGTCGCTTGTTTGTGGTGACTGATGCGCCAGCATTGGCAGTTACTTCAACTGGTACCATCTACAACACACTTGGCCTTGTCGAAGGTGCTGTTGTTGTTAATGATAACAATGACTTTAATGCTGAACTTAACGCCATTACTGGTGGTGAAAACATTGAATATGAATATCAAGCTGAATGGACCTATGGCGTAGGTGTTAAAGGTTTTGCTTGGGATATTGCTGCTGGTGGCAAGTCTCCAACAGATGCCGCAATTGGCACATCAACTAACTGGGATAAAATTGCTACTTCAGTAAAAGATACTGCCGGTGTTTTGGTGAAATCAAAATAA
- a CDS encoding phosphoadenosine phosphosulfate reductase family protein, which produces MSHEQSSLIFFHVARCGFGQVGWGVNAYNKILTTQVQVLTSDFVVVSYGGGTNSTALLIEYVNRGMRVDLIMFADTGAEKPHTYKYVEYFSQWLESKGYPAIKVVKANKSLEQDCLDRKALPSLAYGLKTCSQRFKIAPQDKAVNNTVFVAGRIVKVIGYDADEPQRASRTYDDKFTRVYPLIEWGMGRDECIQSIRDAGLALPGKSACYFCPNSRPSEIKWLEKFHPELLERALLIEKQADLTKVVGLGRKFSWKSIQQHEDAFMAEYTNFDIPCGCYDGGEA; this is translated from the coding sequence ATGTCGCATGAACAAAGTTCTCTTATTTTCTTTCATGTTGCTCGGTGCGGCTTTGGTCAAGTGGGGTGGGGTGTGAATGCATATAACAAAATTTTAACAACGCAAGTTCAAGTGCTCACTTCTGATTTTGTAGTGGTTAGTTATGGTGGAGGAACTAATTCAACAGCTCTATTGATTGAATATGTAAATCGAGGAATGCGTGTTGATTTGATTATGTTTGCTGATACTGGTGCGGAAAAACCACATACATATAAATACGTTGAGTATTTCTCTCAGTGGCTTGAGTCAAAAGGTTATCCGGCAATCAAGGTGGTTAAAGCAAATAAATCGCTAGAGCAAGATTGTTTGGATCGCAAGGCATTACCAAGTTTGGCATACGGACTTAAAACGTGTAGTCAGCGTTTTAAGATTGCACCGCAAGATAAGGCAGTAAATAACACAGTGTTTGTTGCTGGTCGAATTGTCAAAGTTATTGGTTATGACGCAGATGAACCACAACGTGCAAGCAGAACTTATGACGATAAATTCACAAGAGTTTATCCATTAATTGAGTGGGGAATGGGCCGTGATGAATGTATCCAATCTATTCGAGATGCTGGGCTAGCTTTACCAGGTAAGTCTGCTTGTTACTTTTGTCCGAACTCACGACCAAGCGAAATCAAATGGTTAGAAAAATTCCACCCTGAATTATTGGAGAGAGCATTGCTTATTGAGAAGCAGGCAGATCTCACGAAAGTTGTTGGGTTGGGTCGTAAGTTTTCTTGGAAGTCTATTCAACAGCACGAGGATGCATTTATGGCTGAGTATACGAATTTTGATATTCCGTGTGGTTGTTACGATGGTGGTGAAGCATGA
- a CDS encoding terminase, producing MTFAELKEKLKDKFWRLNHLYYIKDKHGKKVKFKMTQEQLEYYEGMHSRNVILKARQLGFTTEKCIMQLDTAIFENKQCAMIAHKLSDAQRLFREKVKFAYDCLPQIIKKANPLEKMTTEEIVFSKGGSVSVSTSFRGGTLKSLHVSEFGKICAKFPDKAREIVTGAFEAVPLGGVITLESTAEGRAGYFYDYCQEAEKLSLQGRTLNILEWKFFFFSWWKNQEYSIPVTEKLSDRLKEYFEKLESKYGIKTTPEQQAWYASKEKTLGDDIKREYPSIPEEAFQQSVEGAYYSKQFKELYLKGRIGELPDNSHLPVMTFWDLGVSDSTAIWFVRKIGESYYQVIDYYENSGEGMRHYFKVLKDRGYQYSEHYAPHDIQNRSLMNDGKSRLDIAKEGYEIDGQIYSVKFNVVPNIGIMDGIEQVREILPYCEFDENKCEQGISHLENYRKEWDDKGFWKDKPLHDHTSHGADGFRYFAVAMSKKPQVTKVDIPIFGF from the coding sequence ATGACTTTTGCGGAACTTAAAGAAAAACTCAAAGACAAGTTTTGGCGTTTAAATCATCTCTACTACATTAAAGATAAGCACGGTAAAAAAGTTAAGTTCAAGATGACACAAGAGCAGCTGGAGTATTACGAAGGCATGCATAGTCGTAATGTTATTTTAAAGGCTCGTCAGCTTGGATTCACTACTGAAAAATGCATTATGCAGCTAGATACAGCAATCTTTGAAAATAAACAATGTGCCATGATTGCTCACAAGCTAAGTGACGCACAACGGTTATTCCGTGAAAAAGTTAAATTTGCATACGATTGCTTGCCACAAATCATAAAGAAAGCCAATCCACTAGAGAAGATGACCACTGAGGAAATTGTATTTTCCAAAGGTGGCTCGGTATCGGTATCAACTTCATTTCGTGGTGGTACGCTTAAAAGCCTTCATGTATCTGAATTTGGTAAGATTTGTGCAAAGTTCCCTGATAAGGCTAGAGAAATTGTCACAGGTGCATTTGAAGCCGTACCTCTTGGTGGGGTAATTACGCTTGAGTCTACTGCTGAGGGTCGAGCAGGATATTTTTATGATTATTGTCAAGAAGCTGAAAAGCTGAGTTTGCAAGGCAGAACACTGAATATCCTAGAATGGAAATTCTTCTTTTTTTCGTGGTGGAAGAATCAAGAATATTCAATCCCTGTTACTGAAAAACTAAGTGACCGATTAAAAGAATACTTTGAAAAATTAGAATCAAAGTACGGGATTAAGACCACACCAGAACAACAAGCCTGGTATGCATCTAAAGAAAAAACGCTGGGTGATGATATTAAGCGTGAATATCCATCTATACCAGAAGAAGCATTTCAACAGTCAGTCGAAGGCGCTTACTATTCAAAGCAGTTCAAGGAGTTGTATTTAAAAGGTCGTATTGGTGAATTGCCAGATAATAGCCACTTACCAGTAATGACCTTTTGGGATCTAGGGGTATCCGACTCAACAGCCATCTGGTTTGTTAGAAAGATTGGTGAAAGCTATTACCAGGTGATTGATTACTATGAAAACTCAGGCGAAGGCATGAGGCATTATTTTAAAGTGCTTAAAGATCGTGGTTATCAGTATTCAGAGCATTATGCACCACACGATATTCAAAATAGATCATTGATGAATGACGGTAAATCTCGCCTTGATATTGCGAAGGAAGGTTATGAAATTGATGGTCAAATCTATTCAGTTAAATTTAATGTAGTTCCAAATATTGGAATTATGGATGGTATTGAGCAAGTTCGCGAAATTCTGCCGTACTGTGAATTTGACGAAAATAAATGTGAACAAGGTATTTCGCATCTGGAAAACTATCGTAAAGAGTGGGATGACAAAGGTTTTTGGAAAGATAAACCACTACATGACCACACTTCCCATGGAGCAGATGGATTTAGGTATTTTGCGGTAGCGATGAGTAAGAAACCTCAAGTCACCAAAGTCGATATCCCAATTTTTGGATTTTAA
- a CDS encoding DUF4055 domain-containing protein: MSITATHAEYDKHINTWNKLDDVCAGQEVIKQKGEVYLKLPFLFKSKNDETGKLRYLEYLHRAIFPGVTSRTLASHIGLAFGKTPVFNRPNELEYLERNADGAGRSIYQVAQRATRLINRNYRCGVYVDYPDIGPSRNKAEEKSKGAFPMIHIIKASAIKDWDYIIVGNQKKLSFVKILETIKVRDGFSVKSEEQYRILQLKESDSGFIYTVNIYKRNENGEWLSEGEKIPTDYQGQTWDYIPFTFCGAVDNSEEIGTAPLYELGSMELSYYASTADVEESAFIVGQPTLCFPSITEDQYKMVKESGASVGSRSGIPTDAKMVQADSNNLAYDRMNDKWDQMKELGARLIEVGSANKTATQADNDSSIQHSVLSLVVANVSEALTNALRWCAKFAMPNHDLKVEELSFTIAQDFNKPKYDSARSKLIYEACLNGSLPEFIWYHYEQTGTFPENKWDDIVKLIEKREDGTEDE; this comes from the coding sequence ATGAGTATTACCGCAACACATGCTGAATATGATAAGCACATAAATACCTGGAATAAGTTAGATGATGTTTGTGCTGGTCAGGAAGTTATCAAGCAAAAAGGGGAGGTTTATTTAAAGCTTCCTTTTTTATTTAAATCGAAAAATGATGAAACAGGAAAATTGCGTTATTTAGAGTATTTACATCGTGCAATCTTTCCAGGTGTAACTTCTCGTACTCTAGCAAGCCATATTGGTTTAGCATTTGGCAAAACACCGGTCTTTAATCGGCCGAATGAACTTGAATATTTAGAGCGTAATGCAGATGGCGCAGGAAGATCGATCTATCAGGTAGCCCAGCGTGCTACACGTTTGATTAACCGAAATTATCGTTGTGGTGTCTATGTTGATTATCCAGATATAGGCCCTAGTCGAAATAAAGCAGAAGAAAAGTCCAAAGGTGCTTTTCCGATGATTCATATCATCAAAGCGTCTGCGATTAAAGATTGGGATTACATTATTGTTGGTAATCAAAAGAAACTAAGCTTTGTCAAAATTCTGGAAACAATAAAGGTCCGTGACGGGTTTAGCGTTAAGTCAGAGGAACAGTATCGCATTCTACAGCTGAAAGAAAGTGATAGTGGCTTTATCTATACGGTGAACATTTATAAGCGAAATGAAAATGGTGAATGGTTATCTGAAGGCGAAAAGATACCAACAGATTACCAGGGGCAGACTTGGGATTATATTCCTTTTACGTTTTGTGGTGCGGTTGATAATTCAGAAGAAATAGGTACCGCACCGCTCTATGAATTGGGGTCCATGGAGCTTTCATATTATGCAAGTACGGCTGATGTTGAAGAGTCTGCTTTTATTGTTGGTCAGCCTACACTTTGTTTCCCATCAATCACCGAAGATCAGTACAAAATGGTCAAGGAGAGTGGGGCGAGTGTAGGGAGTCGATCAGGTATTCCAACAGATGCCAAGATGGTCCAGGCAGATAGTAATAATCTTGCTTATGATCGTATGAATGACAAATGGGACCAAATGAAAGAACTTGGTGCACGACTTATTGAAGTGGGATCTGCAAACAAAACAGCAACTCAGGCAGATAATGATAGTTCAATTCAGCATTCTGTTTTATCACTGGTTGTGGCCAATGTTTCTGAAGCCTTGACTAATGCCTTGCGGTGGTGTGCAAAGTTTGCAATGCCTAATCACGATTTAAAGGTCGAAGAACTTAGTTTTACGATTGCTCAGGATTTTAATAAACCAAAATATGATTCAGCTCGATCTAAGTTGATTTATGAGGCATGCTTAAATGGGAGCCTGCCTGAATTTATTTGGTACCACTATGAGCAAACAGGTACATTCCCTGAAAACAAGTGGGATGACATCGTAAAACTGATAGAAAAGCGTGAAGATGGTACAGAGGATGAATAA
- a CDS encoding minor capsid protein: MDKSAQKVLLDALTQHQAYLYRVSSQSVNELTKQFNSISNAKLSRLSDLLDELTSSELNALKSLNFGSKAKSSKRIEEIKTLLNDWFASIDIDLSEKFNKSALDLAIYEATYTARLVGEVIAISGTEIYQAVKNTPYAGGQLVDSLFSDLSESLRKKVEYIIRDGISQGLTNQQIIQKIKGKKSLDYKDGILKSSRESIERQVRTARSHVANVAYEETYKALGFTHLKFLATLDGRTSKTCASYDQAIWAINDPMIRRPPLHPHCRSVLLGVNADGELPGKRPFVMDERKIKDIPKDQRDGIIGQLNANTSFKDFFKKADDFFQEEWLGPTRYKLYKEGHYSIDKFVDPMGRQYTLAELKLLDEKTFRELGL, translated from the coding sequence ATGGATAAGTCAGCGCAAAAAGTCTTACTTGATGCGTTGACTCAGCATCAAGCATATTTGTATCGCGTATCATCGCAGTCTGTAAATGAGTTAACTAAGCAATTTAATAGTATTTCAAACGCTAAATTAAGCCGATTAAGTGATCTTCTAGATGAACTAACCAGTTCTGAATTAAATGCGCTTAAATCGCTTAATTTTGGCAGTAAAGCTAAGTCATCTAAACGAATTGAAGAAATTAAAACTTTGCTGAATGATTGGTTTGCTTCTATTGATATCGATCTATCTGAAAAATTTAATAAATCAGCTTTAGATTTAGCGATTTATGAAGCAACTTATACAGCTAGATTGGTCGGTGAAGTTATTGCTATCTCAGGCACTGAAATATATCAAGCTGTAAAAAATACACCATATGCCGGTGGGCAATTGGTTGACTCCCTTTTTTCTGATTTATCTGAATCATTGAGAAAAAAAGTCGAATACATTATTCGTGATGGTATTTCACAGGGCCTAACTAATCAGCAAATTATTCAAAAAATCAAAGGTAAAAAGTCTTTAGATTATAAAGATGGGATTTTAAAGTCATCTAGAGAATCAATTGAGAGGCAAGTTAGAACTGCACGAAGTCATGTTGCTAATGTGGCTTATGAAGAAACTTACAAAGCTTTAGGATTTACTCATCTTAAGTTTTTGGCAACTTTGGACGGCAGAACTTCCAAAACATGCGCCTCGTATGATCAGGCGATATGGGCCATTAACGATCCAATGATTAGACGGCCACCTTTGCATCCGCATTGCCGCAGTGTCCTGCTTGGAGTAAATGCCGATGGTGAATTACCCGGTAAACGTCCTTTTGTGATGGATGAGCGCAAGATTAAAGACATTCCAAAAGATCAGCGTGACGGTATTATTGGCCAATTGAATGCAAACACTTCATTCAAGGACTTCTTTAAAAAAGCAGATGATTTTTTTCAGGAAGAATGGCTTGGGCCAACTCGGTACAAACTCTATAAAGAGGGTCATTATTCAATAGACAAGTTTGTTGATCCAATGGGCCGTCAGTATACATTGGCAGAGTTAAAGCTTTTGGATGAAAAGACTTTTAGAGAATTAGGACTTTAA
- a CDS encoding S24 family peptidase, producing the protein MATISDRIIQRMKELKVRQVNIVEATGATKGAVSKWVAGTNVPKAEFLPALASVLKTSQNWLLTGEQEKPFNNFNMQEFIDKHGLNTKLDASFDVNEMHKPTVVDYETENGFIWIDVVEANFSCGTGEAIEFHFDVINGKFPFPPSFFQRKHVDPTNMRIIKAKGDSMSDFIHDGDMVGIDVSQTEIIDGEIYAVYFEGEGMIKQIFKEEGGKLTLHSLNPKYRDREVSEQNGLNFRVMGRQFWRAG; encoded by the coding sequence ATGGCCACAATTAGCGACCGAATTATTCAAAGAATGAAAGAGCTTAAGGTTCGCCAAGTTAATATTGTTGAAGCGACAGGAGCGACCAAAGGTGCTGTTTCTAAGTGGGTTGCAGGAACAAATGTGCCAAAAGCTGAATTTTTACCAGCATTAGCTAGTGTTCTAAAAACATCTCAAAACTGGCTACTAACTGGCGAACAGGAAAAGCCTTTTAATAATTTCAATATGCAAGAATTCATAGATAAGCATGGATTAAATACAAAATTAGATGCTTCTTTTGATGTTAATGAGATGCACAAGCCTACTGTTGTTGATTATGAAACTGAAAACGGATTTATTTGGATTGATGTTGTGGAAGCTAATTTTTCTTGTGGTACCGGCGAAGCTATAGAATTTCACTTTGATGTTATTAACGGGAAGTTCCCCTTTCCTCCATCATTTTTTCAAAGAAAACATGTAGACCCAACTAATATGCGCATCATTAAAGCTAAGGGCGATAGTATGTCTGACTTCATTCATGATGGAGATATGGTTGGAATTGATGTGTCTCAAACAGAAATTATAGATGGCGAAATTTATGCTGTTTATTTTGAAGGTGAAGGCATGATTAAGCAGATATTTAAAGAAGAAGGCGGAAAACTAACACTACATAGTCTTAATCCCAAATATCGTGATCGAGAAGTATCAGAACAAAATGGCTTAAATTTTAGAGTTATGGGTCGTCAATTTTGGCGAGCTGGATAA
- a CDS encoding replicative DNA helicase, translating into MSNIHNISIEQCTLAALMTVQNSYETVMGDLTVDCFHSTKHQEIFKAIATLAENNKPYDIIMVEQQLNQSKSVFDATEYLMTMMTEAPSSFYNLESYVAELVKFKNHREVEAMGRSIQETAKDLSITDIHNAAENILSQSASTDKSEKTSFTFEEALKRAGDQLIQKAEAKAAKKYTGVKFNLPHLDNLIGTIQKGHFCVIGGRPGSGKSTLAQMVAIQTAMQFGEAVLVVSAEMDVETFTNRCISALTHIPFENIHNAEIEGMLHTFVEAQSRFSKLPIHIEDKQKPTIAEIHAYARKAKRNYKKLGCIIVDYLQLVRDPTKKDRYQEVSSISRDLKALAKEFDCPVIALAQLNRESEKGKRPKPSDLKESGQIEQDADQILLVNPVVDPNEESTGITEIIVGKNRHGKKGIARVVERLDICRFMGIQEDVA; encoded by the coding sequence ATGAGCAATATTCACAATATCTCAATTGAGCAATGCACACTCGCAGCGCTGATGACAGTTCAGAACTCATATGAAACAGTGATGGGTGATTTAACCGTTGATTGCTTCCATTCAACAAAGCATCAAGAGATTTTTAAAGCAATTGCTACACTTGCTGAAAACAATAAGCCTTATGACATCATCATGGTTGAGCAACAACTTAATCAAAGCAAATCAGTATTTGATGCAACTGAATATCTTATGACGATGATGACTGAGGCCCCATCAAGTTTTTACAATCTTGAAAGCTATGTTGCTGAGCTGGTGAAGTTTAAAAACCATCGTGAAGTTGAGGCAATGGGGCGTAGCATCCAGGAGACTGCAAAAGATTTATCAATTACCGATATTCATAACGCTGCTGAAAATATATTAAGCCAATCGGCATCAACTGATAAATCTGAGAAAACCAGTTTTACTTTTGAGGAAGCTTTAAAACGTGCTGGCGATCAGTTGATTCAAAAAGCAGAAGCTAAGGCAGCCAAGAAATATACAGGCGTTAAATTTAACCTTCCACACTTAGATAACTTGATTGGCACGATTCAAAAAGGCCATTTTTGTGTGATCGGTGGTCGCCCTGGTTCCGGAAAGTCCACCCTGGCTCAAATGGTTGCAATTCAAACAGCTATGCAATTTGGTGAAGCTGTACTGGTTGTGTCTGCTGAAATGGATGTTGAGACATTTACCAATCGATGCATATCAGCACTCACGCATATTCCTTTTGAGAATATCCACAACGCTGAGATTGAAGGGATGTTGCATACATTTGTTGAGGCTCAGAGTCGCTTTAGTAAATTGCCTATTCATATTGAAGATAAGCAAAAACCAACTATTGCAGAAATACACGCTTATGCACGAAAAGCAAAGCGGAATTATAAAAAGCTCGGCTGCATTATTGTTGATTACCTTCAGCTTGTAAGGGACCCAACAAAGAAAGACCGCTATCAAGAGGTTAGTTCTATTAGTCGTGATTTAAAGGCATTAGCGAAAGAGTTTGATTGCCCGGTGATTGCACTTGCACAGCTTAACCGTGAGTCAGAAAAGGGTAAACGTCCTAAACCAAGTGATTTAAAAGAATCAGGCCAGATTGAGCAAGATGCCGATCAAATTCTACTTGTTAATCCGGTTGTTGATCCTAATGAGGAGTCGACAGGTATTACTGAAATTATTGTTGGGAAAAATCGTCACGGTAAAAAAGGCATAGCAAGGGTTGTGGAGCGTTTAGATATTTGCCGCTTTATGGGAATCCAGGAGGATGTCGCATGA
- a CDS encoding RusA family crossover junction endodeoxyribonuclease, which produces MTRLTVSQLRQLQGVGKPAPKKKRNPDPAPKIPAHLIKGFASDGLFEDDLLLCEIEIVPPSVNNYWLDSGKARKRLSLRAKHFKAVMERFINPCRYDGKVSVNVQFAPPDAKVRDIDNIVKPIFDALSKCGLILDDRQVDKLVVERLPVHKNGKLIISVKKV; this is translated from the coding sequence ATGACTCGCCTAACCGTATCACAACTCCGACAACTTCAAGGTGTGGGTAAGCCTGCACCGAAGAAGAAACGCAATCCTGATCCAGCGCCAAAGATACCAGCACACCTAATCAAAGGCTTTGCAAGTGATGGATTGTTTGAAGATGACTTGCTGTTATGCGAAATCGAAATAGTGCCACCGTCAGTCAATAACTACTGGTTAGATTCAGGAAAAGCACGAAAAAGATTAAGCCTACGTGCAAAGCATTTTAAAGCTGTTATGGAGCGTTTCATTAATCCGTGTAGGTACGATGGGAAGGTGTCGGTAAACGTCCAATTTGCGCCACCTGATGCGAAAGTGAGGGATATAGACAACATAGTGAAGCCTATCTTTGATGCTTTATCAAAATGCGGTCTGATTTTAGATGATAGACAAGTGGATAAGCTGGTGGTCGAACGACTGCCAGTTCATAAAAATGGGAAGTTGATTATTTCAGTTAAGAAGGTTTGA
- a CDS encoding DUF6651 domain-containing protein, whose translation MKLKTQTIDGKTYAEVDDQGLPVYVHDDGKEVGFDAGSALQKISSLNAEAKNHREAKEKAESTLKTFEGIEDPVAAKKALETLKNFDDKKLVDAGEVEKVKAEAIKAVEEKYAPIVQERDTYQAQLHKELIGGGFSRSKFIQDNIAVPVDMVQATFGQNFKIEDGKVVAYGADGQKIFSRSRPGEVADFDEALETLVGGYQHKNSILKGSQAGGGGFQGGGQGGGTKKTLADCKTREEKIELLKTVQ comes from the coding sequence ATGAAACTTAAAACACAAACAATCGACGGTAAAACTTATGCGGAAGTAGATGACCAAGGGCTTCCTGTCTATGTGCATGACGATGGAAAAGAAGTTGGTTTTGATGCTGGTTCAGCATTACAGAAAATCAGCTCACTAAATGCGGAAGCTAAAAATCATCGTGAAGCAAAAGAAAAAGCTGAATCTACACTTAAAACATTTGAAGGTATTGAAGATCCTGTCGCTGCTAAAAAAGCTTTAGAAACATTAAAAAACTTTGATGATAAAAAACTAGTGGATGCTGGTGAAGTCGAAAAAGTCAAAGCCGAAGCAATTAAGGCGGTGGAAGAGAAATACGCACCTATTGTTCAGGAGCGTGATACCTATCAAGCACAACTGCATAAAGAGCTTATTGGCGGTGGATTCTCTCGTTCTAAGTTTATTCAAGACAACATTGCTGTGCCAGTAGATATGGTCCAAGCCACCTTTGGTCAAAACTTCAAGATCGAAGATGGAAAGGTTGTTGCTTACGGTGCAGATGGTCAAAAAATCTTTTCACGCTCTCGACCGGGTGAAGTTGCCGATTTTGATGAAGCTTTAGAAACCTTGGTTGGTGGATATCAACACAAAAATTCTATTTTGAAAGGCTCTCAGGCTGGTGGCGGTGGATTCCAGGGTGGTGGTCAGGGTGGCGGCACCAAGAAAACGCTTGCTGACTGTAAAACGCGTGAAGAAAAGATTGAACTCTTAAAAACAGTTCAATAA
- a CDS encoding terminase small subunit, protein MTKHAGADSLKDDRHELFCQEYLKDLNITQAGIRAGYSTKSAKQHCSKLFAKPEIQERIAYLKEIRMNELGLDAYYVLKNLKSIAERCMQAEAVTDREGNPVYIEGPDGQIQPAYVFKEQGATKANELIGKHIGMFVEKKKINVEVDLMSELIDELSEE, encoded by the coding sequence ATGACAAAACACGCAGGGGCGGACAGTTTAAAAGATGATCGTCATGAACTGTTTTGCCAGGAATACTTAAAAGATTTAAACATTACTCAAGCTGGTATACGTGCAGGGTATAGCACAAAATCAGCTAAACAGCATTGCAGCAAGTTGTTTGCAAAGCCTGAGATTCAGGAACGGATTGCTTATCTCAAAGAAATTCGCATGAATGAGCTTGGTTTAGATGCATATTATGTACTGAAAAATCTTAAGTCTATTGCTGAACGCTGTATGCAAGCAGAAGCAGTCACAGATCGTGAAGGTAATCCTGTATATATTGAAGGCCCAGATGGTCAAATTCAGCCAGCTTATGTTTTTAAAGAACAAGGTGCAACTAAAGCCAATGAATTGATTGGTAAGCATATCGGCATGTTTGTTGAAAAGAAGAAGATCAATGTTGAAGTTGATCTTATGTCAGAACTTATTGACGAATTGAGCGAGGAATAA
- a CDS encoding DNA-binding protein, translating into MSSQIQLIALIDAMNDKPIAFNRHYVRLGCGINGALMLSQMVYWSKRTKDRDGVFYKTQEDWEEETGLTRYEQETARKTLRKLGFVSEIKRGVPCKIHFKVNHDALYQALIQYAEIHHSSMWDSNILDCEEPSNSDVENQHTNTENTQEITTDIKLSRADLEKILKGKKPVQALMLIGLNEDVAKRFNEYRKSIKKPLTLDAVIKHYHETCNAGISTNDSAKIVLSESWQGFASRYNWQHAYSLLKSDTQPIIPQNFTEVQGDW; encoded by the coding sequence ATGAGTTCACAAATTCAACTTATAGCGTTAATAGATGCAATGAATGATAAGCCGATTGCTTTTAATCGTCATTATGTTCGTTTGGGCTGTGGGATCAATGGCGCATTAATGTTATCTCAAATGGTTTATTGGTCAAAACGAACTAAAGATAGAGATGGTGTTTTTTATAAAACCCAAGAAGACTGGGAGGAAGAAACTGGTCTTACTCGCTATGAACAAGAGACAGCTAGAAAGACTTTACGCAAGCTTGGTTTTGTTTCCGAAATCAAGCGAGGCGTACCTTGTAAAATACATTTTAAAGTCAATCATGATGCTCTATATCAAGCTCTTATTCAGTATGCGGAAATCCATCATTCTAGTATGTGGGATTCCAACATACTAGATTGTGAAGAACCATCAAACAGTGATGTGGAAAACCAACATACTAATACAGAGAATACACAAGAGATTACTACAGATATAAAACTAAGCCGCGCTGACCTTGAAAAAATACTGAAAGGGAAAAAGCCAGTTCAAGCATTAATGCTTATTGGTTTGAATGAAGATGTGGCAAAAAGATTTAATGAATATCGAAAATCAATTAAAAAACCATTAACTTTAGATGCTGTGATTAAGCATTATCATGAAACTTGCAATGCTGGCATATCCACGAATGATTCTGCAAAAATTGTGCTAAGTGAATCTTGGCAAGGTTTTGCAAGTAGATACAACTGGCAACATGCTTACAGTTTACTGAAATCAGACACCCAACCAATCATCCCTCAAAACTTCACTGAAGTACAAGGGGATTGGTAA